From a single Lolium rigidum isolate FL_2022 chromosome 7, APGP_CSIRO_Lrig_0.1, whole genome shotgun sequence genomic region:
- the LOC124669495 gene encoding amino acid transporter AVT1I-like, whose translation MDGSTDNSDPPPPSDKTSFLKTCFNGINSLSGVGLLSLPYALSQGGWLSLIVFLAIAAISFYTGILLQRCIDSSSLVDTYPDIGAHAFGRRGRVIVAAFMYLELYLVAIDFLILEGDNLHKLFPAASFRLGALHVRGKQAFVLAATLVVLPTTWFSSLNVLAYVAAGGSLASVVLIAGVLWVGVFDGVGFHETGRLVHWAGMPSAMSLYSFCFSGHAVFPMIYTGMKDRKRFPAVLSVCFTLSTLSYGFIGVIGYLMYGDMLQSQITLNLPSTSVAAKVAIYTTLVNPLTGYALLVAPVAEAAEGALGVSKSTPLRALVRTGLVAGTAVVALAVPFFAEVVGLTGALLSCTVTMLLPCVCYLKVRSKIGGATAMRLETAACLAIVAVGATIVGLGTYSSVKQIVRRL comes from the exons ATGGACGGGAGCACTGACAACAGCGATCCGCCTCCGCCGTCCGACAAGACAAGCTTCCTCAAGACATGCTTCAATGGAATCAACTCACTCTCAG GGGTCGGGCTTCTCTCGCTTCCCTACGCACTGTCCCAGGGCGGATGGCTGAGCCTAATCGTCTTCCTCGCCATCGCCGCCATCAGCTTCTACACGGGGATTCTCCTGCAGAGATGTATCGACTCCAGCTCTCTCGTCGACACCTACCCGGACATTGGAGCCCACGCCTTCGGCCGGAGAGGCCGCGTCATCGTagccgccttcatgtacctcgagCTCTACCTCGTCGCCATCGACTTCCTCATCCTTGAGGGGGACAACCTGCACAAGCTGTTCCCGGCGGCGAGCTTCCGGCTAGGCGCCCTCCACGTCCGCGGCAAGCAGGCGTTCGTGCTGGCTGCCACGCTGGTCGTGCTGCCGACCACGTGGTTCAGCAGCCTCAACGTGCTCGCGTACGTCGCCGCCGGAGGATCCCTGGCGTCCGTCGTCCTCATCGCCGGCGTCCTCTGGGTCGGGGTGTTCGACGGCGTCGGGTTCCACGAGACGGGCAGGCTGGTGCACTGGGCCGGCATGCCCAGCGCCATGAGCTTGTACTCGTTTTGCTTCAGTGGACATGCCGTCTTTCCCATGATATACACGGGGATGAAAGACAGAAAAAGGTTCCCCGCG GTTCTGTCTGTGTGCTTCACCTTGAGCACACTCAGCTACGGCTTCATAGGCGTCATCGGGTACCTGATgtacggcgacatgctccaatcACAGATCACCCTCAACCTTCCATCGACGAGCGTCGCCGCCAAGGTGGCCATATACACGACGCTGGTGAACCCGCTGACAGGTTACGCGCTGCTGGTGGCGCCCGTCGCTGAGGCAGCCGAGGGCGCGCTCGGCGTCAGCAAGAGCACGCCGCTCCGGGCTCTCGTCAGGACGGGGCTCGTCGCCGGGACCGCCGTCGTCGCGCTGGCCGTGCCCTTCTTCGCCGAAGTCGTGGGGCTCACCGGCGCGCTCCTCAGCTGCACGGTAACGATGCTTCTTCCGTGCGTGTGCTACCTCAAGGTCCGCTCCAAGATCGGGGGCGCCACCGCGATGCGGCTGGAGACGGCAGCTTGCCTGGCCATTGTGGCGGTTGGCGCCACGATTGTTGGATTGGGAACTTACAGCTCCGTGAAGCAAATAGTTCGGAGGTTGTGA